The Treponema sp. Marseille-Q3903 genomic interval GGTTCAAGATAAAAATATTCATCTAAATCTAATATGTTTTCTTTTAATAGAATAGCAGCCTCTGGTTCAAGGCCTAGTATTACCTTAAAAACCCTATATTGAGTTCGTAAATTTCGCTCTAAAATTTTTACGGAATCTTGTATTTTTCTATATGAAATAAGATATTCTAAATAATCATTTTCAAGAGCTAACCCCAAAGCAACTTCTCGTTCAATTATTTCTAATTGTTTTTTCGTGTTCTGTTCCAAATCTTTCTTAACTTCGAGAGTTTTTTCTAATAACAAACATGAATAATATTGGCTAATGACACTTGATTTAAAGTTTGCTGTTTCAATATCAACAGAATACAAATCACTTGATTTCTCGGCCTGATTCATTTTGTATGAAATATATTTCTTTCCAGCATCAAATACTGTCATTTGCATATTCATACTAAGAGTTTTGTTTCTACTGTCAGCACCGCCAAATCTTATATTATCAGCTTCCGTCCATGAAATATCAAATTTTGGCAAAAAATCTTGAATTGATAAATTTGCCACTTCAAGAGATGATACAGCATTTTGTTTTCGCAATGTATAATTGACAGAATTAATCACTGCAAAAATACTTGCATCTTCTGCACTTTCAAAAACAATTTGAGCAAATAAATGAGAAAAATATAAAAAAGAAATTATAATAATAACTATTCTTTTCATTTTATTTTTATATTTTCACACTTCTTTAAAAATGAACGAATTCTTTTATTCATATGTTCAATTAATTTATAATCAATTGTGCTTGATTCAATTGTGTCTGAACAATCCAAGGAATAAGAGCTATTAAATACTACTCTTTCACTTTCATCGATTAATGAATAAACAAAATAAATTGAGTTTTGCTGTCTGATACCTTTGTAATAAGATCGCTGTTTTATTTCCAAATTAAGATGCAAAGTGGAGTCATAATCTTTATTAATTAAATCAGATAACAAGGTTGTTGAGATATCCTGTATCTGTGAGATTAAATCACTATCACTTATTGTATCCTTTTTTACCTCAATAGAATTTAAACATATTGAATATTCAGTACTTACTTGTGGAAGAATATAATATTCTTTCTCTTTTGGAATATTAAATACGGAAACACAACTGGTTAATGAAAGACATAAAAATAATAACGAATATAATATAAACTTTTTCATATAAAAACTCCTATTTATTTAATATAAAATCATATTTTCTATCTAATTGATTTTTCAATGTATCCTGTATTTCAGTTTCTAATATAAAGTGGACTAACCCAGAATTACTTGAATTAGTAACCTCAAACACAACATAAAAAATATCAACTTTACCTGCCGTGCCACTAAAATCAACATTAAATAAATTTATTACATTTGAAGGAAGCGTATCCATTTTTTCAATTGTTTTTATTACAATTTGACAACAATTATTTGTAGTCGATACAGAAAGACCATCTCTTAAAGAATAAACATCAATTCCATTTGATTGATTTGAAGTATAAAAAAGAAGATATGCTTCTGATTTTCTAGCATTCCCTACGGTGTAATCATTTGAGAAAGAAATATTTGAATAATTTTTTTCTTCACTTAAATAAGCATAATCTATAGTTTCATATAATGTAGAATTTTTCCAATCAGAAGTTTGAATAATACCTTCAAGAAATTTTGGAGGCATATTCAATTCATTATCTGTTGTAAAC includes:
- a CDS encoding TolC family protein, translated to MKRIVIIIISFLYFSHLFAQIVFESAEDASIFAVINSVNYTLRKQNAVSSLEVANLSIQDFLPKFDISWTEADNIRFGGADSRNKTLSMNMQMTVFDAGKKYISYKMNQAEKSSDLYSVDIETANFKSSVISQYYSCLLLEKTLEVKKDLEQNTKKQLEIIEREVALGLALENDYLEYLISYRKIQDSVKILERNLRTQYRVFKVILGLEPEAAILLKENILDLDEYFYLEPYSTSLWQLLKSRSLELRRQETSLYYSQLQNKQNKLLLIPDISFQGGISFSGGNYPLNNPSYSAKLVFSFPNNPFLPASISTDFGFNNKGQLTGSTNAVSSNIVPQLNYKAAIDMQNIELKQKKQSIKDSVNSMYENLFQQIASYDDSIDNIERIKETVDLQNKRLIISEKQVEKGTLKRIDYLKQLEELAEQKISLLESITSFHELTRTLEIALDLPFGGLKQCLNIK